The genomic stretch ACTGCATGACAGTCCTGCCATTGTGAAGTGAACAGAGATAATGCCAAAATGATCTGCTGATTAACCAATATTGTGTAGCAGGCCACATATAGTATGTTTtttagtatgttttctttagtcatgctgggaaaatacattttattacatcAAATTCTTAAACCTGTAATGGGCTAACCTCCcagtagttttatttattttttcttaaattccTTTTTGTGCAACTGAAGGCTTAAATTTGGTCATCTCTGTCAGACACACAAGCAGTCCTATAATGTAAAACATGAGGGAAATGTTTAATGATTTTTGTTGTATTAAACACAAGATTATTTAATGAGCTGTATGATTAAAAAGTTGGATATCTTGCTGTTCAAGAAATAAATCATATTATAATGCCCACTCACAACTTCTGTTAATAATGTAATTTGTCTTTTTGATAAATAACATGTCATTAATAAGACAAAGGACACACATCAGGTGCACCATAGAAACTTTTTATTGAGATAAACTCAGTTTATAATCATTGTGAACATTTATTAAATgaacatttaattatttttgatggAGGTGACTTCTCTGACAGAGTTGGCAAAAATCTCAAAGGCCTACATTTAAAGACCTATATTTTCATAAggtatatattttaaaacaaagatgattaaAACAATACAGTCTTACACCAATGTTATCAAATTAAATCaagttaaatatatataatacataatATAGCACGTTTAAAAACAATCGCAggtgaccaaagtgctgtacaaaataaaaggaTGACACACAATATACCAAgataaaatgtacacaaatataaaacagaataaaaccgGTAAGAACAATTTCAAAAGATtataaaacactaaaatattGTACCCACTacaaacaaccaaaggccaATGTTATCAGTACATTCTATTAGTTTTGGATTTTAAAagcttaaaaacacattttaattcaaAACAAAAGTTGTGAATTCCtgtcttggattttttttttctggcacagGGCAAGATTAGAAGttataaaaatttaaatatatggTATTTATTCCTTTAAACATAATGTGTCTCTCCAAAAACATAATTAGTGTGTTTATAGGGTTATATTCTCAATTCTcgaatggttaaaaaaaaattgttatgatgatgtgatttttgctggggtctgtTCCCAACATGCACATTGCCTTATGTCTGGAATATAATTTGTAGGCCAGGACTTCTCTGTAGCAGCACAATGCTTCATTCATAATGGTGGGTTGTGACACCTTTTGCCTTTATCACTTGTTGTACCTTTTTATTTTCGATACTAATTTGATTGATTGTGCACCCCTTATTTAGTATGTATATAATGCTTAGTACATCCGTAGCTGAATGTTTAGTGATACAGAGATGCTGAGACTAAGAAAGATTTCTTTAAGGAGATGACAAAGTAAATCCTGCACAAAAGGATATTTAATTAATGTATGCACTGAACATTATTACACATACGACAGAGGAATAACATCATGACTTGATCGTGGAAGTTCATTCTTGGCCTCAGACACTCCCATCTCACAGTCTTCAGTAATCTGTTTGCTCATGTTGCATATGCCTGTATGCTCATATTTAATCCTCTTCATTTCACTTCACTGCTTTCCACCTTCGCTAAAATACATATCTACAGTATGTTTGCCTCACAGGAGTCAGGCTGCATGATCTGAAATGTAACAATGAGTCTGACAGCTTTCCTAAACCAGGGGTAGAGAAAGGCGTAGATCACAGGGTTGAGACAGGAGTTAAAATACATCAGAAAACCCATGAAGGCCTCAGCTGAGGAACCGATCATTATTTTGCCGCCTGTGAGAGCCATACAGTAATATGGACAGTAACACATCAGAAACAAAGCGACAACAATACCCAGAGTCCTGGCTGCTTTCAGCTCAGACCTCTTGGCAGTTACAGTCAATGAGCGCCGGAGCGTGACAGCTGCAATGTTGGAGCGCATGGCCCGAGCTTGAGAGACAGCCACCATGAACACTCTCACGTACAGAATTATGATGATAAATATGGGAATGATAAAATTCAAAACAAGGTCCACATCTCCTGCGATGTCAAACACACATTCTCCGTGGCATGAATTATACCTGCCTGGCTTTTTCAGGTGGTCATATAAAATAACAATGCTGATAATAAGAGAGTAGAtccaacacagacaaacacagactcgGACTCTCTTTAGAGTGACTTTGTTGGGGTAATGCAGAGGGTAGCAGATAGCCACGTAGCGGTCGACTGATATGAGCACCATGCTTTCTGCTGAGGCTGAGACGATGATGAAGGGTAACAAATAATACACAGCACATACGAGGTCACCCAAGAACCAGCAGGTGTCTGCTAAGATGATATCAGCCGGCATCACAACAAGGCCCACGAGAAAGTCTGAGACAGccaggcagaggaggaggaggttggtGGTGGTGTGGAGCTGCCTGCAGTGAGAGAATATAGTCACTATGAATATTAACACTGACAGTATTATCACTAACAGTTTCAGCTGAGTAATAAATTCAGTGGTTATGGTTAAAACTGCAACATAGCAAAACAGTCTGCTGCAAGCACTATTCACACACAAAGGTTAGGGTATTCTAACATCCCTCAGCTACCCTAAATCTTCATCTTATCCttgtaaataaaacaatgacactATATTAGCATTGCTGAGGTGCGTATCTCTGCCTGAAGTGGGAGATGGAGATGATGACCAGCAGGTTAAGAGCTGTAGTGAGCACAGAGATGAGGGACAGAAAATAGAAGAGCGTAACTCCAGAGCGAGGGCGCGTCGGCTTCCTGCAGGAGCTGTTGAGGAGTTGTGGAAAGCAGAGTTCAGCTTCATCCAGGGTCTCCATCATCTCAGAGGAAGGAGATTAGACGCTGCTGAGCTCTGGCAGCTTTCTCACCAAACTTTGTGTCATACAGCTGATTTATCTCCTCTAATTCCCCCACCACCCTCCCCTGCTGCCTCTCAGGACCTCTCTTGGACACTGAACTCACCATGCCCTCGCTCCTTGCATCATACTCTTCGATAGcatcttctgtctgtctcaatTTCAGATTTGGTTTGATGGTGTTTGGAGTTTATAGTAGGGCACTGCATGGGCCTGAAATGTCAGCCTGAGCCCGAACCCACCACATTTATTCCAATTTAAGCCTTGCCTCAGGCCCAACAGCTTGTGTAACCTTACAGCATGAATCTGGCCCAAGCCAGTATGTTGTTATGTCtctgcattatgttttcaggttgtgtGTTCGTCCTTCTGTCCATGTGTACGTCCCTTTATAcgtcccattcttgtaaatACAATATCACAATAACATTGTAACGGAATctcttcaactttggcacaaatgttacCTTGAACTCATGGATGAAGTGCTtggttttggtggtcatagatcAACGAagaaggtcagtgtgaccttgtatgtctcattctcatggatgcgatatctcaaaaatgccttgagggagtttcttcaatttggcacaaacgtttacTTGGACTCAGggatgaactggttagattttggtggtcaga from Epinephelus moara isolate mb chromosome 4, YSFRI_EMoa_1.0, whole genome shotgun sequence encodes the following:
- the LOC126389436 gene encoding trace amine-associated receptor 13c-like, with protein sequence METLDEAELCFPQLLNSSCRKPTRPRSGVTLFYFLSLISVLTTALNLLVIISISHFRQLHTTTNLLLLCLAVSDFLVGLVVMPADIILADTCWFLGDLVCAVYYLLPFIIVSASAESMVLISVDRYVAICYPLHYPNKVTLKRVRVCVCLCWIYSLIISIVILYDHLKKPGRYNSCHGECVFDIAGDVDLVLNFIIPIFIIIILYVRVFMVAVSQARAMRSNIAAVTLRRSLTVTAKRSELKAARTLGIVVALFLMCYCPYYCMALTGGKIMIGSSAEAFMGFLMYFNSCLNPVIYAFLYPWFRKAVRLIVTFQIMQPDSCEANIL